CCCTAAAGCAATACCGAAATTAGATATGGAAATTCGGTCTGTAACACTAGATCTCGAATGAAATTCGTATAGAGCACGACAGAGCATTATGGTAGCAAAAGATATTGTGGGAAATGTAGATGCCATTTCAACAGCCCTAACCCGATGCTCGTCCTCCGCGATCTCAATCTTATTCCCATTTCATCGCTTAATTGCCCGCAGGAATGGCAACCTTGGCTGGAGACACAAATCGCAGGGACGCTTTGTTCGCGTCATTAAGACGTCTGCTCAACTTGATCGGACCCTAACGAGTCATTGTGATCGAGCGCTGCCATTCAAAGATGTTCGAGATAGCATTCATTATCCCTAGGATCGCGTGTTTTTTATTCCCCAAGTGAACGAAGTGGCAAGTCAGCGCAATGTACGCAATTCCATCTGGCTTCGTTATTAATTGCCCCGAGAGAGGCTAATTGCCGCGCGTACAATCTCGTCCAGTGTACGCTTTGAATCAAAGGAAAAACGTTTTTCTTCGAACAACTCGAAACAccaatctttttatacaatcaCTTTTATTGAATACAAAGCTTACAATAGTTTCTATTCACAGAAAGCACATAattagtattttacattttaaaaagAGAAGTGGAAAAGGAATGTGAACTCAAGTTCCTCTCGTGGCATACCTCTGGTTTCCGGATTCTCAAACGTGTGGCACTTTTTCTGAAACTTCTAATCTCTAAATTGATGGCGATGATTAGCAAACCTGTTGAACATGGTTTCTGTTCTATATTTCTCACTCGTATAACTATTATGTATTGTAATGAAAAAGTCCTTCAGTTTCTCGCACAGGAAGATTTCGAATGAATATAAGTCCACGAGAACTGGCAAAACATTGAACACAATGAAAAGTGCATTTATATCTGCATTTTCGAAAATGTTGAAGTACAGAAGCAATTTTTCCCACTGAGAAAATTCTACTTTCTATCAGTTAACGAGCAGTAAATGCATCTTTACGTATTCATTTCATAATCGCATGGATGATCTCCAAGGGATCATAATGTGTAGCTGGAACTCGTATATGAATGCAGATTACTTCCTCTGATTGAAGTTTCTCGGAAGAAGAGGTTTTTAAGCCATCGCGGAACAGCCGCGCTTTGGTTCTTCTCAAGTTGCACCGGTGTCGCCCTCTACGTGGCGCAGATCTAGTTTGTGTCGAATGACGGACGTATCTGATACAAAATGGTTCAGTGATTGCTATCGATCTCTAATTCTCTTTAAAAAATTTACGTCCAGGTACATAGTCACGTACCACTTCCTTAAAATGGACGAAAACTTTTGCAATTACTGGACCACCTTGTGTATCTATCAACTAACCAATAGTTACATAAAACTACAATAAAGCTAACATGTAGATTTAGATCCAGAGTTCCGAAAAACCGTTCAGAAAACCGAAGACGTTCGACTCTGAATTGAACTGAAAATCGAATTTTCAAACCAAAAATAATTAGTACCTATTCACTTAAGATGAGAACAGCACTCGAGGATCAGTGAAACAACGATATTGATCTTCAATATCCACCACTGGTCCCTAGAAACTATCTATTCCATCATCAACTTGTTTCACTGGAGTGAATCATCGTTGACCCTGTTCCTTattctttttttgtattttttgctgatCGATCCACCCACCGAGACTTGTACACCTAGTAATGTTTCTCGTATTCATCGTAGCTATTGTAATACGCTGGCGATACGTATTTTGCCACGGAGATAGGTTTCGGATGCACCGCTGGTCCAACTTTCTTCACGACAGCGTTGAAACCATTATGATCGTCAGCTGTGTATTCGACGATCCTGACACTGCCGTCAGGCTCGTTGACGCTGTAAGATCCGTGAACGACGTCGCCATCGCGAACCTCGTGCTGGGTCTTTACGTCTCCAGTATGGGGATCGTGCACGCCATAGTTAAATGTGTATTTTGGGTGTGCCTGAAACAAGGCCAATGATTGCATCTTGATATAGTTATGGTTATGATAATTGGATTAAAATATTCTGACAATAAAAAATACACTGGCTTTCAGGATATACAAGCTTGAGTAAATTTATACTAcagaatttatttttcatttcagtTTAGTTCAGATTTAAATTAGCCTTGGTCAATTTTAATATATAGAGTTTACTATTAGTAAATATGTGTCCAGGATCATTCATGAGCTGTGGTCATTTGATA
The sequence above is a segment of the Calliopsis andreniformis isolate RMS-2024a chromosome 3, iyCalAndr_principal, whole genome shotgun sequence genome. Coding sequences within it:
- the Cpr6 gene encoding cuticular protein 6, which encodes MLKILCFVCATVACCNAVVLSGYNGGHGISYTDYEGIEGYAGSHDYEGHAVLPTVAVPVHAVSAAPLHVSASLDHGAHGYEHHTDHDHDYYAHPKYTFNYGVHDPHTGDVKTQHEVRDGDVVHGSYSVNEPDGSVRIVEYTADDHNGFNAVVKKVGPAVHPKPISVAKYVSPAYYNSYDEYEKHY